Proteins from a single region of Abyssalbus ytuae:
- a CDS encoding CsbD family protein encodes MNHDQLEGKWKQVKGKFKQKYGKLTDNDLTYSEGKFEEMLGRLQEKTGKTKEELKEEIDNW; translated from the coding sequence ATGAATCATGATCAGTTAGAAGGAAAATGGAAGCAAGTCAAAGGAAAATTCAAACAGAAATACGGTAAATTGACAGATAATGATTTGACTTATTCCGAAGGGAAATTTGAAGAAATGCTTGGAAGACTCCAGGAAAAAACCGGGAAAACCAAGGAAGAGCTCAAAGAAGAGATTGATAATTGGTAG